A single Bufo bufo chromosome 6, aBufBuf1.1, whole genome shotgun sequence DNA region contains:
- the EIF3A gene encoding eukaryotic translation initiation factor 3 subunit A isoform X7, protein MPAYFQRPENALKRANEFLEVGKKQPALDVLYDVIKSKKHRTWQKIHEPIMLKYLELCVDLRKSHLAKEGLYQYKNICQQVNIKSLEDVVRAYLKLAEERTESAKESSQQMVLDIEDLDNIQTPESVLLSAVSGEDTQDRTDRLLLTPWVKFLWESYRQCLDLLRNNSKVERLYHDIAQQAFKFCLLYTRKAEFRKLCDNLRMHLGQIQRHHNQSTAINLNNPESQSMHLETRLVQLDSAISMELWQEAFKAVEDIHGLFALSKKPPKPQLMANYYNKVSTVFWKSGNALFHASTLHRLYHLSREMRKNLTQEEMQRMSTRVLLATLSIPITPERTDIARLLDMDGIIVEKQRRLATLLGLQSPPNRIGLISDMVRFNVLQYVVPEVKELYNWLEVDYHPLKLSARVTKVLDWIKEQAEKEPELQQYVLQLQNNTILRLLQQVAQIYQSIEFSRLTSLVPFVDGFLLERAIVDAARHCDLQVRIDHSTRTLSFGSDLNYSTREDAPVGPFLQNMPSEHIRNQLTAMSSVLSKAVATIKPAHILREKEEQQQIAITSYLKNSRKEHQRILARRQTIEERKERLENLNIQREKEELEQREAELQKVRKAEEERLRQEAKEREKERILQEHEQIKKKTVRERLEQIKKTELGAKAFKDIDIENLEELDPDFIMAKQVEQLEKEKKELQERLKNQEKKIDYFERAKRLEEIPLIKKAYEEQRIMDMELWEQQEAERINTLMLEREKAVEHKNRMSRMLEDRDSFVSKLKSARLSVYEEKLKQFQDRLSEERKARLEERKRQRKEERRISYYTSKEEEEQRIQEEQIKKEREERERIENEKREAEQKEYQERVRKLEEQERKKRQRELEIEEREKRRDEERDPLRKDSSRWADREPESVWRRAGETDERVKPLEREWRRGQDTERSAKPEVEDNAPPLDEGPRFKKDADVRLDEAKGRFEEDRVPPRRGLNDELRPKRDLEEDKSTWRGLDDDRGPRRGLDDDSGPRRGLDDDRGPRRGLDDDRGPRRGFDDDSGPKRGFDDDRGPRRGFDDDRSLRRGFDDDRGPRRGFDDDRGPRRGFDDDRGPRRGFDDDRGPRRGFDDDRGPRRGFDDDRGPRRGFDDDRGPRRGLDDDRGPRRGFDDDSGEGHSGCCPSL, encoded by the exons ATGCCGGCTTACTTCCAGCGCCCAGAGAATGCCCTGAAGAGGGCGAACG AATTCCTTGAAGTTGGGAAGAAGCAGCCGGCTCTGGACGTTTTATATGACGTGATAAAGAGTAAGAAGCATCGAACATGGCAGAAAATCCACGAGCCTATAATGCTGAAGTACCTGGAGCTGTGCGTGGACCTGCGCAAGAGCCACCTGGCCAAGGAAGGCCTGTACCAGTACAAGAACATCTGCCAGCAG GTTAACATCAAGTCTTTGGAAGATGTGGTCCGAGCCTATTTGAAGCTGGCCGAAGAGAGGACTGAGTCAGCCAAGGAGTCTTCACAGCAGATGGTTCTGGATATAGAAGACCTGGACAACATCCAGACCCCAGAGAG TGTTCTTCTGAGCGCTGTTAGTGGAGAGGACACTCAGGACCGCACTGACCGTCTGCTGCTGACTCCATGGGTGAAGTTCCTGTGGGAATCCTACAGACAGTGCCTGGATCTGCTGAGGAATAACTCCAAGGTGGAGCGTCTGTATCATGACATCGCTCAGCAAG CTTTTAAGTTCTGCCTGCTGTACACCAGGAAGGCCGAGTTCCGGAAGCTGTGTGATAATCTGCGGATGCACCTGGGTCAGATCCAGCGGCACCACAATCAGAGCACAGCCATCAACCTGAACAACCCCGAGAGTCAGTCCATGCACCTGGAGACGCGGCTTGTCCAGCTGGACAGCGCCATCAGCATGGAGCTCTGGCAG GAGGCCTTTAAAGCTGTTGAGGACATTCATGGACTCTTCGCCTTATCCAAGAAACCGCCAAAGCCTCAGCTGATGGCAAACTACTACAATAAGGTGTCCACCGTCTTCTGGAAGTCAGGAAACGCACTCTTCCATGCCTCCACCCTGCATCGGCTCTACCATCTGTCTAGGGAGATGCGGAAGAACCTGACCCAGGAGGAGATGCAGAG GATGTCGACCAGGGTCCTGCTGGCCACTCTGTCCATACCCATAACTCCTGAGCGCACGGACATTGCTCGCCTGCTAGATATGGATGGCATCATTGTGGAGAAGCAGAGGCGTCTGGCCACCCTTCTGGGACTTCAATCTCCTCCAAACCGCATTGGCCTCATCAGTGATATG GTTCGGTTTAATGTTCTTCAGTATGTGGTCCCAGAGGTGAAGGAGCTGTACAACTGGTTGGAAGTGGATTACCATCCCCTGAAGCTCTCTGCCCGAGTCACTAAG GTTTTGGACTGGATAAAAGAGCAAGCAGAGAAGGAGCCTGAGCTTCAGCAGTACGTGCTACAGCTTCAGAACAACACAATCTTGCGTCTGCTGCAACAG GTGGCTCAGATCTATCAGAGCATCGAGTTCTCACGCCTCACATCGCTGGTACCTTTTGTCGATGGGTTTCTGCTGGAGAGGGCCATAGTGGATGCTGCCCGTCACTGTGATCTGCAG GTCCGTATTGACCATTCCACCAGAACGCTAAGTTTTGGCTCAGACCTGAATTATTCTACGCGGGAGGATGCACCAGTTGGACCTTTCCTTCAGAACATGCCCTCGGAGCATATCCGGAACCAGTTGACTGCCATGTCGTCTGTTCTGTCCAAGGCGGTGGCTACCATTAAGCCGGCTCATATCCTG CGAGAGAAGGAAGAGCAGCAGCAGATTGCCATCACCTCCTACTTGAAGAACTCGAGGAAAGAACATCAGCGCATCCTGGCGCGTCGTCAAACCATTGAAGAGAGGAAGGAACGCCTTGAGAATCTGAATATCCAGAGAGAGAAGGAGGAGTTGGAGCAGCGAGAAGCTGAACTCCAGAAAGTacggaaggcagaggaggaacgtCTGCGTCAAGAGGCCAAAGAGCGAGAGAAGGAGCGTATCCTTCAGGAACATGAACAGATCAAGAAGAAGACTGTGCGGGAGAGGCTGGAACAGATCAAGAAGACAGAGTTGGGAGCCAAAGCCTTCAAGGACATCGACATTGAG AACCTGGAGGAGCTGGATCCAGACTTCATCATGGCCAAACAGGTGGAACAgctggagaaggagaagaaggagcTGCAGGAGCGTTTGAAGAATCAGGAGAAGAAG ATTGACTATTTTGAGAGAGCAAAACGTCTGGAAGAAATCCCCCTCATTAAGAAAGCTTATGAAGAGCAAAGGATCATGGATATGGAGCTGTGGGAGCAGCAGGAGGCTGAGCGG ATTAACACTCTGATGTTGGAGAGGGAGAAGGCTGTGGAGCACAAGAACAGGATGTCCAGGATGCTGGAGGATCGAGACTCCTTTGTGTCTAAGCTGAAGTCCGCCCGCCTCTCTGTCTATGAG GAGAAACTCAAGCAGTTCCAGGACAGACTATCGGAGGAAAGGAAGGCGCGTCTGGAGGAGCGTAAGAGGCAGCGCAAGGAGGAACGCCGCATTTCTTACTACACgagtaaggaggaggaggagcagaggatTCAGGAGGAGCAGATAAAGAAAG AGCGAGAGGAACGAGAGCGGATTGAGAATGAAAAGAGAGAAGCTGAGCAGAAAGAATACCAGGAACGCGTCAGGAAGCTTGAAGAACAAGAACGCAAGAAACGCCAAAGAGAGCTGGAGATCGAAGAGAGGGAAAAGAGGCGAGATGAGGAGCGGGATCCCTTAAGAAAG GATTCCAGTCGCTGGGCCGATAGGGAGCCTGAAAGTGTCTGGAGGCGAGCAGGAGAGACCGACGAGCGCGTCAAGCCATTGGAAAG GGAATGGCGGAGAGGACAGGACACTGAGAGATCGGCAAAACCAGAGGTCGAAGATAATGCACCTCCCCTTGATGAAGGCCCTCGTTTCAAGAAGGATGCTGACGTTCGTTTGGATGAGGCCAAAGGGCGCTTTGAGGAGGATCGTGTACCTCCTCGACGTGGGCTAAATGATGAACTAAGACCAAAGCGAGATCTAGAAGAGGACAAAAGTACATGGAGAGGCTTAGATGATGACCGTGGCCCTAGAAGAGGCTTGGATGATGACAGTGGCCCTAGAAGAGGCTTGGATGATGACCGTGGCCCTAGAAGAGGCTTAGATGATGACCGTGGCCCTAGAAGAGGCTTTGATGATGACAGTGGCCCTAAAAGAGGCTTTGATGATGACCGTGGCCCGAGAAGAGGCTTTGATGATGACCGTAGCTTGAGAAGAGGCTTTGATGATGACCGTGGCCCGAGAAGAGGCTTTGATGATGACCGTGGCCCGAGAAGAGGCTTTGATGATGACCGTGGCCCAAGAAGAGGCTTTGATGATGACCGTGGCCCGAGAAGAGGCTTTGATGATGACCGTGGCCCGAGAAGAGGCTTTGATGATGACCGTGGCCCAAGAAGAGGCTTTGATGATGACCGTGGCCCGAGAAGAG GCTTAGATGATGACCGTGGCCCTAGAAGAGGCTTTGATGATGACAGTGGAGAGGGCCATAGTGGATGCTGCCCGTCACTGTGA
- the EIF3A gene encoding eukaryotic translation initiation factor 3 subunit A isoform X8 has translation MPAYFQRPENALKRANEFLEVGKKQPALDVLYDVIKSKKHRTWQKIHEPIMLKYLELCVDLRKSHLAKEGLYQYKNICQQVNIKSLEDVVRAYLKLAEERTESAKESSQQMVLDIEDLDNIQTPESVLLSAVSGEDTQDRTDRLLLTPWVKFLWESYRQCLDLLRNNSKVERLYHDIAQQAFKFCLLYTRKAEFRKLCDNLRMHLGQIQRHHNQSTAINLNNPESQSMHLETRLVQLDSAISMELWQEAFKAVEDIHGLFALSKKPPKPQLMANYYNKVSTVFWKSGNALFHASTLHRLYHLSREMRKNLTQEEMQRMSTRVLLATLSIPITPERTDIARLLDMDGIIVEKQRRLATLLGLQSPPNRIGLISDMVRFNVLQYVVPEVKELYNWLEVDYHPLKLSARVTKVLDWIKEQAEKEPELQQYVLQLQNNTILRLLQQVAQIYQSIEFSRLTSLVPFVDGFLLERAIVDAARHCDLQVRIDHSTRTLSFGSDLNYSTREDAPVGPFLQNMPSEHIRNQLTAMSSVLSKAVATIKPAHILREKEEQQQIAITSYLKNSRKEHQRILARRQTIEERKERLENLNIQREKEELEQREAELQKVRKAEEERLRQEAKEREKERILQEHEQIKKKTVRERLEQIKKTELGAKAFKDIDIENLEELDPDFIMAKQVEQLEKEKKELQERLKNQEKKIDYFERAKRLEEIPLIKKAYEEQRIMDMELWEQQEAERINTLMLEREKAVEHKNRMSRMLEDRDSFVSKLKSARLSVYEEKLKQFQDRLSEERKARLEERKRQRKEERRISYYTSKEEEEQRIQEEQIKKEREERERIENEKREAEQKEYQERVRKLEEQERKKRQRELEIEEREKRRDEERDPLRKDSSRWADREPESVWRRAGETDERVKPLEREWRRGQDTERSAKPEVEDNAPPLDEGPRFKKDADVRLDEAKGRFEEDRVPPRRGLNDELRPKRDLEEDKSTWRGLDDDRGPRRGLDDDSGPRRGLDDDRGPRRGLDDDRGPRRGFDDDSGPKRGFDDDRGPRRGFDDDRSLRRGFDDDRGPRRGFDDDRGPRRGFDDDRGPRRGFDDDRGPRRGFDDDRGPRRGFDDDRGPRRGFDDDRGPRRGFDDDSGEGHSGCCPSL, from the exons ATGCCGGCTTACTTCCAGCGCCCAGAGAATGCCCTGAAGAGGGCGAACG AATTCCTTGAAGTTGGGAAGAAGCAGCCGGCTCTGGACGTTTTATATGACGTGATAAAGAGTAAGAAGCATCGAACATGGCAGAAAATCCACGAGCCTATAATGCTGAAGTACCTGGAGCTGTGCGTGGACCTGCGCAAGAGCCACCTGGCCAAGGAAGGCCTGTACCAGTACAAGAACATCTGCCAGCAG GTTAACATCAAGTCTTTGGAAGATGTGGTCCGAGCCTATTTGAAGCTGGCCGAAGAGAGGACTGAGTCAGCCAAGGAGTCTTCACAGCAGATGGTTCTGGATATAGAAGACCTGGACAACATCCAGACCCCAGAGAG TGTTCTTCTGAGCGCTGTTAGTGGAGAGGACACTCAGGACCGCACTGACCGTCTGCTGCTGACTCCATGGGTGAAGTTCCTGTGGGAATCCTACAGACAGTGCCTGGATCTGCTGAGGAATAACTCCAAGGTGGAGCGTCTGTATCATGACATCGCTCAGCAAG CTTTTAAGTTCTGCCTGCTGTACACCAGGAAGGCCGAGTTCCGGAAGCTGTGTGATAATCTGCGGATGCACCTGGGTCAGATCCAGCGGCACCACAATCAGAGCACAGCCATCAACCTGAACAACCCCGAGAGTCAGTCCATGCACCTGGAGACGCGGCTTGTCCAGCTGGACAGCGCCATCAGCATGGAGCTCTGGCAG GAGGCCTTTAAAGCTGTTGAGGACATTCATGGACTCTTCGCCTTATCCAAGAAACCGCCAAAGCCTCAGCTGATGGCAAACTACTACAATAAGGTGTCCACCGTCTTCTGGAAGTCAGGAAACGCACTCTTCCATGCCTCCACCCTGCATCGGCTCTACCATCTGTCTAGGGAGATGCGGAAGAACCTGACCCAGGAGGAGATGCAGAG GATGTCGACCAGGGTCCTGCTGGCCACTCTGTCCATACCCATAACTCCTGAGCGCACGGACATTGCTCGCCTGCTAGATATGGATGGCATCATTGTGGAGAAGCAGAGGCGTCTGGCCACCCTTCTGGGACTTCAATCTCCTCCAAACCGCATTGGCCTCATCAGTGATATG GTTCGGTTTAATGTTCTTCAGTATGTGGTCCCAGAGGTGAAGGAGCTGTACAACTGGTTGGAAGTGGATTACCATCCCCTGAAGCTCTCTGCCCGAGTCACTAAG GTTTTGGACTGGATAAAAGAGCAAGCAGAGAAGGAGCCTGAGCTTCAGCAGTACGTGCTACAGCTTCAGAACAACACAATCTTGCGTCTGCTGCAACAG GTGGCTCAGATCTATCAGAGCATCGAGTTCTCACGCCTCACATCGCTGGTACCTTTTGTCGATGGGTTTCTGCTGGAGAGGGCCATAGTGGATGCTGCCCGTCACTGTGATCTGCAG GTCCGTATTGACCATTCCACCAGAACGCTAAGTTTTGGCTCAGACCTGAATTATTCTACGCGGGAGGATGCACCAGTTGGACCTTTCCTTCAGAACATGCCCTCGGAGCATATCCGGAACCAGTTGACTGCCATGTCGTCTGTTCTGTCCAAGGCGGTGGCTACCATTAAGCCGGCTCATATCCTG CGAGAGAAGGAAGAGCAGCAGCAGATTGCCATCACCTCCTACTTGAAGAACTCGAGGAAAGAACATCAGCGCATCCTGGCGCGTCGTCAAACCATTGAAGAGAGGAAGGAACGCCTTGAGAATCTGAATATCCAGAGAGAGAAGGAGGAGTTGGAGCAGCGAGAAGCTGAACTCCAGAAAGTacggaaggcagaggaggaacgtCTGCGTCAAGAGGCCAAAGAGCGAGAGAAGGAGCGTATCCTTCAGGAACATGAACAGATCAAGAAGAAGACTGTGCGGGAGAGGCTGGAACAGATCAAGAAGACAGAGTTGGGAGCCAAAGCCTTCAAGGACATCGACATTGAG AACCTGGAGGAGCTGGATCCAGACTTCATCATGGCCAAACAGGTGGAACAgctggagaaggagaagaaggagcTGCAGGAGCGTTTGAAGAATCAGGAGAAGAAG ATTGACTATTTTGAGAGAGCAAAACGTCTGGAAGAAATCCCCCTCATTAAGAAAGCTTATGAAGAGCAAAGGATCATGGATATGGAGCTGTGGGAGCAGCAGGAGGCTGAGCGG ATTAACACTCTGATGTTGGAGAGGGAGAAGGCTGTGGAGCACAAGAACAGGATGTCCAGGATGCTGGAGGATCGAGACTCCTTTGTGTCTAAGCTGAAGTCCGCCCGCCTCTCTGTCTATGAG GAGAAACTCAAGCAGTTCCAGGACAGACTATCGGAGGAAAGGAAGGCGCGTCTGGAGGAGCGTAAGAGGCAGCGCAAGGAGGAACGCCGCATTTCTTACTACACgagtaaggaggaggaggagcagaggatTCAGGAGGAGCAGATAAAGAAAG AGCGAGAGGAACGAGAGCGGATTGAGAATGAAAAGAGAGAAGCTGAGCAGAAAGAATACCAGGAACGCGTCAGGAAGCTTGAAGAACAAGAACGCAAGAAACGCCAAAGAGAGCTGGAGATCGAAGAGAGGGAAAAGAGGCGAGATGAGGAGCGGGATCCCTTAAGAAAG GATTCCAGTCGCTGGGCCGATAGGGAGCCTGAAAGTGTCTGGAGGCGAGCAGGAGAGACCGACGAGCGCGTCAAGCCATTGGAAAG GGAATGGCGGAGAGGACAGGACACTGAGAGATCGGCAAAACCAGAGGTCGAAGATAATGCACCTCCCCTTGATGAAGGCCCTCGTTTCAAGAAGGATGCTGACGTTCGTTTGGATGAGGCCAAAGGGCGCTTTGAGGAGGATCGTGTACCTCCTCGACGTGGGCTAAATGATGAACTAAGACCAAAGCGAGATCTAGAAGAGGACAAAAGTACATGGAGAGGCTTAGATGATGACCGTGGCCCTAGAAGAGGCTTGGATGATGACAGTGGCCCTAGAAGAGGCTTGGATGATGACCGTGGCCCTAGAAGAGGCTTAGATGATGACCGTGGCCCTAGAAGAGGCTTTGATGATGACAGTGGCCCTAAAAGAGGCTTTGATGATGACCGTGGCCCGAGAAGAGGCTTTGATGATGACCGTAGCTTGAGAAGAGGCTTTGATGATGACCGTGGCCCGAGAAGAGGCTTTGATGATGACCGTGGCCCGAGAAGAGGCTTTGATGATGACCGTGGCCCAAGAAGAGGCTTTGATGATGACCGTGGCCCGAGAAGAGGCTTTGATGATGACCGTGGCCCGAGAAGAGGCTTTGATGATGACCGTGGCCCAAGAAGAGGCTTTGATGATGACCGTGGCCCGAGAAGAG GCTTTGATGATGACAGTGGAGAGGGCCATAGTGGATGCTGCCCGTCACTGTGA